One Cryptomeria japonica chromosome 9, Sugi_1.0, whole genome shotgun sequence genomic window carries:
- the LOC131051321 gene encoding uncharacterized protein LOC131051321, which yields MSEDRKKMLEALVAKRKAEAESGEKNKRHKAPSLPAAKPAKKPVNKPVEKLGSKAKPGPTSLKSKHKEHKEVVKPKRSTKLDRYETDEDEEEEEEDFTSESGGEDELSDEDSEGDRKAKSVKKPSFESKGKSLAKGSSNGKGKDDKGKGIMNDKGKNALKTISSSSEDGGSDDDDGGDLSDDPLNEVDPSNILPSRTRRQSSQPGAYQFTNVNDDEDDDDDDDDSD from the coding sequence ATGTCAGAAGACCGGAAAAAAATGTTGGAAGCTTTGGTGGCCAAGAGAAAGGCCGAAGCTGAGAGTGGGGAGAAGAACAAGAGGCACAAAGCTCCTTCTCTGCCTGCTGCAAAGCCTGCCAAGAAACCTGTGAATAAGCCTGTAGAAAAACTTGGCAGCAAGGCTAAGCCAGGCCCTACTTCTTTAAAGAGTAAGCACAAGGAGCACAAAGAAGTTGTAAAGCCAAAGCGATCAACTAAGCTTGATAGGTATGAgacagatgaagatgaagaagaagaagaggaagatttCACCTCTGAATCTGGTGGAGAAGATGAACTATCTGATGAGGATTCTGAAGGTGATAGGAAAGCCAAGTCTGTGAAAAAGCCTTCATTTGAGTCGAAGGGAAAGTCTCTGGCAAAAGGGAGTTCGAATGGCAAGGGCAAGGATGACAAGGGAAAGGGTATAATGAATGATAAAGGGAAGAATGCACTAAAAACGATTAGTAGCAGCAGTGAAGATGgtggtagtgatgatgatgatggaggggatTTGTCTGATGATCCTCTAAATGAGGTTGATCCTTCAAATATTCTTCCCAGTAGAACACGAAGACAATCTTCCCAGCCTGGGGCGTACCAATTTACCAATGTGAATGATGACGaggacgacgacgatgacgacgatgacagTGATTAG